The Methanofervidicoccus sp. A16 genome has a segment encoding these proteins:
- the sucC gene encoding ADP-forming succinate--CoA ligase subunit beta, whose amino-acid sequence MKLHEYEAKEIFKEYGIPVPKGFITSGKVEKIDGPVVIKAQVLVGGRGKAGGVLFADTVEEANRKIEELLNKSIKGEKVEKVLIEEKIPIKKEYYLSVVIDRVEKKPLILFSTEGGVDIEEVAQRNPEKIVRYYVDPQEGFLPYMIRGVLKDLGLPSQEIPKVADVIYRVYKIFRERDATLVEINPLVITEDGKVVAVDGVIHLDDDAHFRQDYSRFEEYRKRENLPFAYVELEGDIGVIGNGAGLTLASMDIIKEYGGNPACFLDIGGGASEDIVKKALEKVLEREDIRGVFINIMAGITRCDEVARGIVEVLKKHPDVKFSVRMIGTNEEEGRRILMENGIPVEDSMEEAAKKLIEMLN is encoded by the coding sequence ATGAAGTTGCACGAGTACGAGGCCAAGGAGATCTTTAAGGAGTATGGAATACCAGTTCCAAAGGGTTTTATAACATCAGGGAAGGTTGAGAAAATAGACGGTCCAGTTGTAATTAAAGCCCAGGTTTTAGTGGGAGGTAGAGGTAAGGCTGGAGGTGTATTATTCGCCGATACCGTGGAGGAGGCGAATAGGAAAATTGAGGAGTTACTGAATAAAAGTATAAAGGGAGAGAAGGTAGAGAAGGTACTTATAGAGGAGAAAATACCTATTAAAAAGGAGTACTACCTAAGTGTAGTTATAGATAGGGTAGAGAAGAAACCCCTTATTCTATTCTCCACAGAGGGAGGGGTGGATATAGAGGAGGTTGCCCAGAGAAACCCTGAGAAGATAGTAAGGTACTACGTAGATCCACAGGAGGGGTTTCTACCCTATATGATCAGGGGGGTGTTGAAGGATCTCGGTTTGCCCTCCCAGGAGATACCTAAGGTTGCAGATGTTATATACAGGGTGTATAAGATATTCAGGGAGAGGGACGCCACCCTTGTGGAGATAAATCCACTGGTGATTACAGAGGATGGAAAGGTTGTGGCTGTGGATGGGGTGATACATCTAGATGATGACGCCCACTTTAGACAGGATTACAGTAGATTCGAGGAGTATAGAAAGAGGGAGAACCTACCCTTTGCCTATGTAGAACTGGAGGGGGATATTGGAGTTATAGGGAATGGGGCAGGTTTAACCTTGGCAAGTATGGATATAATAAAGGAGTACGGTGGTAATCCTGCATGTTTCCTAGATATTGGAGGGGGAGCCAGTGAGGATATTGTTAAAAAGGCCCTTGAGAAGGTCCTTGAGAGGGAGGATATAAGAGGGGTGTTTATAAACATAATGGCGGGAATTACCAGATGTGATGAGGTTGCAAGGGGGATAGTGGAGGTACTGAAGAAACACCCTGATGTGAAATTTTCAGTTAGGATGATAGGTACCAACGAGGAGGAGGGTAGAAGGATACTTATGGAGAATGGCATACCTGTTGAGGATTCTATGGAGGAGGCTGCTAAGAAGTTGATAGAGATGTTAAATTAA
- a CDS encoding A24 family peptidase C-terminal domain-containing protein encodes MDILTVVYFINFILLLIASYTDIKTREIPHTVVILMLLINLPVGYYLFGLDAIISFFATLILCLILGIGMGGGDVKIFTTLAPIFSYGGKILYVPIPILLLIGISAVIVAFFPLINILRKYWKSIIPSSLGLSVFYGFLTYLFYKYKVPYASLLLWMYVIASIFISRKIPWYREMINKLSYLTPLYLLGIYVIDRNYFTDNNLLISFVICVFEFILISIVIYALTGAEVSVKKPIPQLKEGDILRDIIFIKDGRAKVEGAGLWRRFKIMVDMEMGKKGDYDKIILTDGDGLKKEDLELLQRLHREGKIPVDELTLITTYPFVPFVLVGYLVVLILHYYFGVV; translated from the coding sequence ATGGACATCCTGACAGTAGTATATTTTATCAACTTCATTCTCCTTTTAATAGCCTCATATACTGATATTAAAACTAGGGAGATACCTCATACTGTTGTTATCCTTATGTTGTTGATAAACCTACCAGTTGGCTATTACCTCTTTGGATTAGATGCCATTATTTCCTTTTTTGCCACGTTAATACTCTGCCTCATACTAGGTATAGGTATGGGAGGGGGAGATGTAAAGATATTTACCACTTTGGCACCTATATTCTCCTATGGAGGTAAGATATTATACGTGCCGATACCTATACTCCTCTTGATAGGTATAAGTGCCGTAATTGTAGCCTTCTTCCCTTTAATAAACATCCTTAGAAAGTACTGGAAGAGTATTATACCATCTTCCTTAGGTTTAAGTGTATTTTATGGCTTTCTGACGTATCTATTTTATAAATATAAAGTACCCTACGCCTCCCTCCTCCTCTGGATGTATGTAATCGCCTCTATATTTATCTCCAGGAAGATACCATGGTACAGAGAGATGATAAACAAATTAAGTTATTTAACCCCTCTCTACCTCCTTGGTATCTATGTGATAGATAGAAATTACTTTACAGACAACAACCTCCTGATATCCTTTGTAATATGTGTATTTGAATTCATCCTTATATCTATAGTAATATACGCATTAACTGGTGCCGAGGTATCTGTAAAAAAACCTATACCTCAGTTGAAGGAGGGAGATATACTGAGGGATATCATCTTCATAAAGGATGGGAGGGCTAAGGTGGAAGGGGCTGGATTGTGGAGGAGGTTTAAGATAATGGTAGATATGGAGATGGGGAAAAAGGGGGACTACGATAAGATCATCTTAACAGATGGAGATGGGCTAAAGAAGGAGGACCTAGAACTTCTACAGAGGTTGCACAGGGAAGGTAAGATACCTGTAGATGAATTAACTCTAATTACAACATATCCCTTTGTGCCCTTTGTACTTGTAGGGTACCTGGTGGTGTTGATACTTCACTACTACTTTGGAGTAGTATAG
- the alaS gene encoding alanine--tRNA ligase produces MKIDHDYKVKLFEEKGFVRKRCEKCGQYFWTLDEDRKTCGDSPCDMYSFIGNPITNKKYSYTEMVKTFLKFFERHGHTPVKRYPVTARRWRDDILLTIASIAVFQPWVTKGIVDPVANPLVIAQPCIRLNDIDNVGRTGRHLTSFTMGGHHAFNKEDREIYWTDETVELCFNFMKELGIPEESLTFIESWWEGGGNAGPCYEVISHGVELATLVFMKYEKVGDTYKEMPLKIVDTGYGIERFLWVSHGTPTVYDALFGNIIERLKESAKNIPGESLDMEEILKESATLAGIMNIEDTGDLKVLRKEVAKRLNMDVEKLDRILTPIEYIYAIGDHTRCLAFMLGDGIVPSNVKDGYLARLILRKTLRYMDKVGITLSLGEIVDLHLEELKELYPELLEMRDYIMDVIKVEEERYRETVSRGRGIVERLLKSKKKISTEDLIDLYDSKGIPPEVVVDVVKEIGKDVKVEIPDNFYTLVAERHERKRSEEKKKEKDLPPVGEDVEETQLLFYRYPKMREFEGKILKIVDNYVILDKTLFYPEGGGQKCDTGTLGGRRVLDVQKKDGIVYHKLSSVEGLKKGDVVRGVIDWERRINLMRNHTATHIINAVAQMVLGKHVWQAGSDVDPERGRLDITHYKRISREELKRMEELANKIVLENIPVRSRFMDRNEAEQKYGFKIYQGGVVPGNTLRIVEIEGVDVEACGGTHCESTLEVGYIKILRSERVQDGVERLIFTSGINTVREVTAMEDILLKSAEILGVPVEKLPKTVERFFKEWKKQRKVIEELEEKIGEYKRYMLINKFREIGNYQVLIEEVEGTPKELMTTADNLVGDNTIVILLNKDGYILCKCGKGVNVDMVSLLRTVGKGGGRKDLAQGKYLGDIEEIKKKLREEIKRITKQEDE; encoded by the coding sequence ATGAAAATCGATCACGACTATAAGGTAAAACTCTTTGAAGAGAAAGGTTTTGTAAGAAAGAGATGTGAAAAGTGTGGCCAGTACTTCTGGACCTTAGATGAGGATAGAAAGACCTGTGGAGACAGTCCCTGTGATATGTACTCCTTCATTGGAAACCCAATAACTAATAAAAAGTACTCCTACACAGAGATGGTAAAAACGTTTTTAAAGTTCTTCGAGAGGCATGGACATACACCTGTAAAGAGATACCCTGTAACTGCAAGGAGATGGAGGGACGATATATTATTAACTATAGCCTCTATTGCAGTATTTCAACCATGGGTTACAAAGGGAATAGTGGATCCTGTGGCAAATCCCTTAGTAATAGCCCAACCCTGTATTAGGTTGAACGATATAGACAACGTTGGAAGAACTGGGAGGCACCTAACATCCTTTACAATGGGAGGACACCACGCCTTTAATAAAGAGGATAGAGAAATCTACTGGACAGATGAAACTGTAGAACTATGTTTTAACTTCATGAAGGAGTTAGGTATTCCCGAGGAATCCTTAACCTTTATAGAGAGTTGGTGGGAAGGGGGAGGAAATGCAGGGCCATGTTATGAGGTAATCTCCCATGGTGTAGAGTTGGCTACATTGGTATTTATGAAGTACGAGAAGGTAGGAGATACTTACAAGGAGATGCCCTTGAAGATAGTAGATACAGGTTATGGGATAGAGAGGTTCCTCTGGGTGTCCCATGGAACACCTACTGTATACGATGCCCTATTTGGTAATATCATCGAGAGGTTAAAGGAGAGTGCTAAGAACATCCCTGGGGAATCCTTAGATATGGAGGAGATACTAAAGGAGAGTGCTACACTTGCAGGCATTATGAACATCGAGGATACAGGAGATCTTAAGGTGCTTAGAAAGGAGGTTGCCAAAAGGCTCAATATGGATGTGGAGAAGTTGGACAGGATACTTACACCTATAGAGTACATATACGCCATAGGGGATCATACGAGATGTTTGGCATTTATGCTTGGAGATGGTATAGTTCCATCTAATGTTAAAGATGGCTACCTGGCAAGACTCATCCTGAGGAAAACCCTCAGGTACATGGACAAAGTAGGTATTACCCTCTCCCTTGGGGAGATAGTAGATCTACACCTTGAGGAGTTAAAGGAACTCTACCCAGAACTACTTGAGATGAGGGACTACATAATGGATGTAATCAAAGTAGAGGAGGAGAGGTACAGGGAGACTGTAAGTAGAGGTAGGGGTATAGTGGAGAGGCTCCTGAAATCGAAAAAGAAAATATCCACCGAGGATCTAATAGATCTATACGACAGTAAGGGAATACCTCCAGAGGTTGTAGTTGATGTTGTCAAGGAGATAGGAAAGGATGTTAAGGTGGAAATTCCAGATAACTTCTACACCTTAGTTGCAGAGAGACATGAGAGGAAGAGATCTGAAGAGAAGAAGAAGGAGAAGGATCTGCCTCCAGTAGGTGAAGATGTTGAAGAAACCCAACTACTCTTCTACAGGTATCCTAAGATGAGGGAATTTGAAGGTAAGATATTGAAGATAGTGGATAACTACGTTATCTTAGATAAAACCCTCTTCTACCCTGAAGGAGGGGGGCAGAAGTGTGATACTGGAACTCTTGGAGGTAGGAGGGTTTTAGATGTGCAGAAGAAGGATGGTATAGTTTATCATAAACTCTCCAGTGTAGAGGGGTTGAAGAAGGGGGATGTAGTAAGAGGTGTTATAGACTGGGAGAGGAGGATCAACTTAATGAGAAACCACACTGCAACCCATATTATTAATGCTGTCGCCCAGATGGTGTTAGGGAAACATGTATGGCAGGCAGGATCTGACGTAGATCCTGAGAGAGGGAGGTTGGATATTACCCACTACAAGAGAATATCCAGGGAGGAGTTAAAGAGGATGGAGGAGTTAGCAAATAAGATTGTATTGGAGAATATACCTGTAAGATCTAGATTTATGGATAGAAACGAGGCGGAACAGAAGTACGGTTTTAAGATATACCAGGGAGGTGTTGTACCAGGGAATACATTGAGGATAGTGGAGATAGAGGGTGTTGATGTAGAGGCATGTGGAGGTACTCACTGTGAGAGTACCTTGGAGGTAGGATATATAAAGATACTTAGAAGTGAGAGGGTGCAGGACGGTGTGGAGAGGTTGATATTTACAAGTGGTATAAATACAGTTAGGGAAGTAACTGCCATGGAGGATATACTACTTAAGTCTGCAGAGATACTTGGGGTGCCTGTTGAGAAACTACCTAAGACTGTAGAGAGGTTCTTCAAGGAGTGGAAGAAGCAGAGGAAGGTTATAGAGGAGTTGGAGGAGAAGATAGGGGAGTATAAGAGGTATATGTTGATAAACAAGTTCAGAGAGATAGGGAATTATCAAGTGTTAATAGAGGAGGTAGAGGGTACTCCAAAGGAACTTATGACAACTGCAGATAACTTAGTAGGGGATAACACTATAGTAATTCTTCTTAATAAAGATGGGTATATACTCTGTAAATGTGGTAAAGGTGTAAATGTAGATATGGTTAGTTTATTAAGGACAGTTGGAAAGGGTGGAGGGAGAAAGGATCTAGCCCAGGGTAAGTATTTAGGGGATATTGAGGAGATAAAAAAGAAATTGAGAGAGGAGATAAAGAGGATAACTAAGCAGGAAGATGAATAA
- a CDS encoding M20 family metallo-hydrolase — MNKDIVKETIEIASDLIRIKSVNPAFGGTGEKEKGEYILNKLKEYIERYKIKNCRIVNYDVVDEKGIVRPNIVAKFDFNRGRTLHIISHIDTVPEGELSLWESPPYEPRIKEGKIYGRGSEDNHKGIVSSLILLKMIFESEEFNPKYNLSLIFLSDEECGSRYGIQHLLKYEEEVFNKDDLIIVPDFGTPEGNYIEIAEKGILWIRFKIKGKQCHGSTPNDGINANVLSANFIRDLYNKLYSKYNREDPLFSPPYSTFEPTMIINNVENVNTIPGYIEFTFDCRILPDYKLEEVLRDIEEFIEDFKKNLDRYLIHYDREALDEVSIDYEILQRGEPSKTPEDSEIVQEIGKAIKKVLNKEPILCGMGGGTIGAFLRYKNYDTVVWGIGEETAHQPNEHIKIEDLINMAKVYYEVLNDE, encoded by the coding sequence ATGAACAAAGATATAGTTAAAGAGACTATAGAAATAGCCTCCGATTTAATTAGAATAAAATCTGTTAACCCTGCCTTTGGTGGTACTGGGGAGAAGGAAAAAGGAGAGTACATTTTAAATAAGTTGAAGGAGTATATAGAGAGATATAAGATAAAAAACTGTCGTATTGTCAACTACGATGTAGTAGATGAAAAAGGAATAGTTAGACCAAATATTGTTGCAAAATTCGACTTTAATAGAGGTAGAACTTTACATATTATCTCCCATATAGATACAGTACCTGAGGGTGAGTTGAGTCTCTGGGAATCTCCTCCCTATGAACCGAGAATTAAAGAGGGAAAAATATACGGGAGAGGTAGTGAAGATAACCACAAGGGGATAGTGTCCTCACTGATACTTTTAAAGATGATATTCGAAAGTGAGGAATTTAATCCAAAGTATAACCTAAGTTTAATATTCCTATCTGATGAGGAGTGTGGTAGTAGATACGGTATCCAACACCTCCTAAAGTACGAGGAGGAGGTATTTAACAAAGATGATCTAATAATAGTACCAGACTTTGGTACTCCTGAGGGTAATTACATAGAGATCGCAGAGAAAGGGATACTCTGGATAAGATTCAAGATTAAGGGAAAACAGTGCCATGGAAGTACCCCAAATGATGGAATAAATGCCAACGTATTAAGTGCAAACTTTATAAGGGATCTCTATAATAAACTCTACTCCAAGTACAACAGGGAGGATCCTCTCTTCTCTCCCCCTTACTCAACCTTTGAACCTACTATGATAATCAACAACGTAGAGAATGTAAATACCATTCCAGGGTATATAGAATTCACCTTTGACTGTAGGATACTACCAGATTACAAACTTGAGGAGGTTCTAAGAGATATCGAAGAATTTATAGAGGATTTCAAGAAAAACCTCGATAGATATTTAATACATTACGATAGGGAAGCCCTTGATGAAGTTTCCATAGATTACGAGATACTTCAGAGGGGAGAGCCTTCAAAAACCCCTGAAGACTCTGAGATCGTCCAAGAGATAGGAAAAGCCATAAAAAAGGTGTTAAATAAGGAGCCTATTCTCTGTGGTATGGGAGGGGGCACCATTGGGGCATTCCTGAGGTATAAGAACTACGATACTGTGGTGTGGGGAATAGGTGAGGAGACTGCACATCAGCCTAATGAACATATAAAGATAGAGGATCTGATAAATATGGCTAAGGTCTATTATGAGGTACTTAATGATGAATAA
- a CDS encoding metal-dependent hydrolase: MMWKGHTILGLAMGLPFISSPEQVFLLVAGALYPDLDHDVKSEIVNRGIYLSGGLVLINILLYLFKPSYFDIGFFVVSTAVLILYLIPYFANHRGITHTFLCMLVVSAILGFLAYKLSVFSPIIAGIIALSMVSSEKILGKVIPICIFVWIVIYLIFSGVKHPLINFPGMYHYIVPVGIGYFSHILGDSLTPAGCNALYPLNYKLYRREGIILMGVWILLLLLVIYNFVSKYGKGLL, translated from the coding sequence ATGATGTGGAAGGGACATACAATTCTTGGATTGGCTATGGGATTGCCCTTTATATCCTCTCCAGAGCAGGTATTCCTCCTAGTTGCAGGTGCCCTCTATCCAGATTTAGATCATGACGTAAAATCGGAGATCGTAAATAGAGGTATATATCTCTCAGGAGGTTTAGTATTAATTAATATATTACTCTATCTTTTTAAACCTTCCTACTTCGACATAGGTTTCTTTGTAGTATCCACTGCAGTACTGATACTGTACCTAATACCATACTTTGCCAACCACAGAGGTATAACCCATACATTCTTATGTATGCTTGTGGTTTCTGCCATCTTAGGGTTTTTAGCCTATAAACTTTCAGTGTTCTCTCCAATAATTGCAGGGATAATAGCCCTGAGTATGGTAAGTAGTGAGAAGATCCTAGGTAAGGTAATTCCTATATGTATCTTTGTATGGATCGTGATATATCTCATCTTCTCAGGTGTAAAACACCCTTTAATAAATTTCCCCGGTATGTATCACTATATAGTACCTGTAGGTATCGGTTACTTCTCCCATATATTGGGAGACTCTTTAACACCTGCTGGATGTAATGCCTTATACCCTCTAAATTATAAACTTTACAGGAGAGAAGGAATAATACTTATGGGGGTATGGATCTTACTGCTACTACTGGTTATTTACAACTTTGTAAGTAAGTATGGTAAGGGACTGTTATAA
- a CDS encoding redox-regulated ATPase YchF codes for MAILGLVGKPNVGKSTLFNAMTEKTVDIANYPFTTIDPNVGISYITTPCPCKELNLKCNPQNSKCIDGIRHIPVEIVDVAGLVPEAHKGKGMGNKFLDDLRQADALVLVVDASGKTDLEGNPTENHDPVEDVKFLLKELDMWIYGILSKNWDKLARRGQQQKNIVKVIAEQLSGLNISEDQVKSAINTLSLDENPQRWSEEDLQNLAGTLRKLSKPMIIAANKADHPDAQENIKRLKREFKDYIVIPTSAEIELALRRAEKAGLIKYDRVKNDFEIVSNSLNDAQRNALEYIRDYLKKYGSTGVQEILNRAYFDLLDMIVVYPVEDENKYSDKKGNVLPDSFLVKRGTTARDLAYMIHTEIGDKFIYAIDARRKMRVGADYQLKDGDIIKIVSAK; via the coding sequence ATGGCGATATTAGGACTTGTAGGAAAACCAAACGTAGGGAAATCTACACTATTCAATGCAATGACAGAGAAAACTGTAGATATTGCCAACTACCCCTTTACAACTATCGATCCAAATGTTGGAATATCCTATATTACTACACCTTGCCCATGTAAGGAGTTGAACCTTAAATGTAATCCTCAAAACTCCAAGTGTATAGATGGTATAAGACATATCCCTGTGGAAATTGTAGATGTTGCAGGACTTGTTCCAGAGGCTCATAAGGGAAAAGGGATGGGAAATAAATTCTTAGACGATCTAAGACAGGCTGATGCCCTTGTATTGGTGGTAGATGCAAGTGGTAAAACAGATCTAGAGGGAAACCCTACTGAGAATCACGATCCTGTGGAGGATGTAAAGTTTTTACTTAAAGAGTTAGATATGTGGATATATGGAATACTCTCCAAGAACTGGGATAAGTTGGCCAGGAGGGGACAGCAACAGAAGAACATCGTTAAGGTTATCGCTGAACAACTTAGTGGTTTAAACATTTCAGAGGATCAGGTAAAAAGTGCTATAAATACCCTTAGTTTAGATGAGAATCCTCAGAGATGGAGTGAGGAGGATCTACAGAACTTGGCAGGAACCTTGAGAAAACTCTCTAAACCTATGATCATTGCTGCAAATAAGGCTGATCATCCAGATGCCCAGGAGAATATTAAGAGGTTAAAGAGGGAATTTAAGGACTACATAGTTATACCTACATCTGCGGAGATAGAACTGGCATTAAGGAGGGCGGAGAAGGCAGGGTTGATAAAGTACGACAGGGTAAAAAATGACTTTGAGATAGTTAGTAATTCATTAAACGATGCCCAGAGGAACGCCTTGGAGTATATCAGGGATTATCTAAAAAAGTACGGTAGTACAGGGGTGCAGGAGATCCTCAACAGGGCATACTTCGATCTCCTAGATATGATAGTTGTCTATCCTGTAGAGGATGAGAATAAGTACTCAGATAAGAAGGGCAACGTACTCCCTGATAGTTTTCTGGTAAAGAGGGGGACTACAGCTAGAGATTTGGCATATATGATACATACAGAGATAGGGGATAAATTTATATACGCTATAGATGCAAGGAGGAAGATGAGAGTTGGAGCAGATTACCAGTTAAAGGATGGAGATATTATAAAGATAGTATCTGCTAAGTAA